A single Rubrivivax gelatinosus IL144 DNA region contains:
- a CDS encoding UDP-glucuronic acid decarboxylase family protein, with amino-acid sequence MKNPSPASPHAVLVAGAAGFVGSHLCDRLLERGCRVLALDDLSSGDVRHVEHLRRHPAFRFVRHDITEPLPTEARDCERIFNLACPASPAYYQRHPVATVLSSAVGAWRLLEVAQQTGARLLHVSTSEVYGDPQVHPQSEGYWGHVNPIGPRACYDEGKRCAEAMCLAYASERGVAVRLARLFNCYGPRLRPGDGRVVSNFIVQALAGRPLTVYGDGRQTRSFCYVDDTVDGLLRLMDAGFSGPVNLGNPQERTMLDLAERVLRLTGSRSRLVFEPLPADDPTRRCPDITLARQRLGWAPQVAIDDGLARTIEYFRALSAEAGARIAAQGSVSPSAAYSFSRL; translated from the coding sequence ATGAAGAACCCGTCGCCCGCCTCGCCCCATGCCGTGCTCGTCGCCGGCGCCGCCGGTTTCGTCGGCAGCCATCTCTGCGACCGCCTGCTCGAGCGCGGCTGCCGCGTGCTCGCGCTGGACGACCTGTCCTCGGGCGACGTGCGCCACGTCGAACACCTGCGCCGCCACCCGGCGTTCCGCTTCGTGCGCCACGACATCACCGAGCCGCTGCCCACCGAGGCCCGCGACTGCGAGCGCATCTTCAACCTCGCCTGCCCTGCCAGCCCCGCGTACTACCAGCGCCACCCGGTGGCCACCGTGCTGTCCAGCGCGGTCGGCGCCTGGCGGCTGCTGGAAGTGGCGCAGCAGACCGGCGCCCGGCTGCTGCACGTCTCCACCAGCGAGGTCTACGGCGACCCCCAGGTGCATCCGCAGTCCGAGGGCTACTGGGGCCACGTGAACCCGATCGGCCCGCGCGCCTGCTACGACGAAGGCAAGCGCTGCGCCGAGGCGATGTGCCTGGCCTACGCCAGCGAGCGCGGCGTCGCGGTGCGGCTGGCGCGGCTGTTCAACTGCTACGGCCCGCGGCTGCGGCCGGGTGACGGCCGCGTCGTCAGCAACTTCATCGTCCAGGCGCTGGCCGGGCGGCCGCTGACGGTCTACGGCGACGGCCGCCAGACCCGCAGCTTCTGCTACGTCGACGACACCGTCGACGGCCTGCTGCGGCTGATGGACGCCGGCTTCAGCGGCCCGGTGAACCTGGGCAACCCGCAGGAGCGCACGATGCTCGACCTGGCCGAACGCGTGCTGCGCCTGACCGGCAGCCGCTCGCGCCTGGTCTTCGAGCCGCTGCCGGCCGACGACCCGACGCGGCGCTGCCCCGACATCACGCTGGCGCGCCAGCGCCTGGGCTGGGCACCGCAGGTGGCGATCGACGACGGCCTGGCGCGCACCATCG
- a CDS encoding DUF2334 domain-containing protein, whose amino-acid sequence MRLTARGPRRHVAVVMHDVADSRWAGCARVLAQAQRVARECDVVLPLTLLVVPRMHGQPASAEFLHWLRRQAQAGHELALHGYTHLDDGPAAAGPLEHWRRHWYTAGEGEFAALGREQAAERLQLGLQWAEREGLPMAGFVAPAWLLGDGGWDAVRAGPFAYTCTLGRVVALPGGEALAAPSFVFSTRAAWRVHASVAWNRLLGLTQRQRPLQRFELHPADCDAGAVSRCWSDLLRSALRSRHPVTLGQAAAIARRLGTRPATAAG is encoded by the coding sequence GTGAGGCTCACCGCGCGCGGCCCGCGGCGCCACGTCGCCGTCGTGATGCACGACGTGGCGGACTCGCGCTGGGCCGGCTGCGCCCGGGTGCTCGCCCAGGCCCAGCGCGTCGCGCGCGAATGCGACGTCGTGCTGCCGCTGACGCTGCTGGTGGTGCCGCGCATGCACGGCCAGCCGGCCTCGGCCGAGTTCCTGCACTGGCTGAGGCGGCAGGCGCAGGCCGGCCACGAGCTGGCGCTGCACGGCTACACCCACCTCGACGACGGCCCGGCCGCGGCCGGCCCGCTGGAGCACTGGCGGCGGCACTGGTACACCGCCGGCGAAGGCGAGTTCGCCGCCCTCGGGCGCGAGCAGGCCGCCGAGCGGCTGCAGCTGGGCCTGCAATGGGCCGAGCGCGAAGGCCTGCCGATGGCCGGCTTCGTCGCGCCGGCCTGGCTGCTGGGCGACGGTGGCTGGGACGCGGTGCGTGCCGGCCCGTTCGCCTACACCTGCACGCTGGGCCGCGTCGTCGCGCTGCCCGGCGGCGAGGCGCTGGCGGCGCCGAGCTTCGTCTTCAGCACGCGTGCGGCCTGGCGCGTGCACGCCTCGGTGGCTTGGAACCGGCTGCTCGGGCTCACCCAGCGCCAGCGGCCGCTGCAGCGCTTCGAGCTGCACCCCGCCGACTGCGACGCCGGCGCGGTCAGCCGCTGCTGGAGCGATCTGCTGCGCAGTGCGCTGCGCAGCCGCCATCCGGTGACGCTGGGCCAGGCCGCGGCCATCGCACGCCGCCTCGGCACGCGGCCTGCCACGGCCGCAGGATGA